One part of the Malus sylvestris chromosome 2, drMalSylv7.2, whole genome shotgun sequence genome encodes these proteins:
- the LOC126604730 gene encoding repetitive proline-rich cell wall protein-like, whose product MALLSTSHRRQQVTGGSKTLYCVITWFSLTHFDSNNGTNVINTPASFSSVYPPPKNPSGKHMINQSLPKEYQYLVQKMASSKAVATIALLLSLNLLFFTTVSATRCPSPPGSFPPTSSPPASSPPASFPPASSSPKGSPPASSTPASSPPASSPPASFPPANSPPASSPPTSSPPASSPPPASSPPASSPPASYPPASSPPASSPPASSPPANSPPTISPPAISPPASSPPASSPPTSAPPTSFPPASSPPASSPPASSPASSPPTISPPASSPPANSPPAISPPASSPPASSPPTSSPPTSFPPASSPPSSSSPASSPPASSTPASPPDGAYCPPTNFPSASPPSQASYPPASPPAEASCPKDVLKLGVCGNLLNDLVNIVVGTPPKTPCCSLVGGLADLEAAVCLCTAIKANVLGINLDVPVSLGLLLNYCGKSVPKGFHCT is encoded by the coding sequence ATGGCCTTACTGTCCACGTCGCACCGAAGGCAGCAAGTGACAGGTGGATCCAAAACACTATACTGTGTGATCACATGGTTTTCTTTGACACATTTTGATTCCAATAATGGTACAAATGTTATAAATACCCCAGCTTCATTCTCTTCAGTATATCCACCACCTAAAAACCCCTCTGGGAAGCATATGATCAATCAGTCACTTCCTAAGGAGTATCAGTATCTAGTTCAAAAAATGGCTTCTTCTAAGGCAGTTGCAACCATTGCTCTTCTGCTCTCCCTTAACCTCTTGTTTTTCACTACAGTCAGTGCAACTCGTTGCCCTTCTCCTCCCGGAAGCTTTCCACCCACAAGTTCTCCACCTGCAAGTTCTCCACCTGCAAGTTTTCCTCCCGCAAGTTCTTCTCCCAAAGGCTCTCCTCCCGCAAGCTCTACTCCCGCAAGCTCTCCTCCCGCAAGCTCTCCTCCCGCAAGTTTCCCTCCAGCAAATTCTCCTCCTGCAAGCTCTCCTCCCACAAGCTCTCCTCCTGCAAGTTCTCCTCCTCCTGCAAGCTCTCCTCCCGCAAGCTCTCCTCCCGCAAGCTATCCTCCCGCAAGCTCTCCTCCTGCAAGTTCTCCTCCTGCAAGTTCCCCTCCCGCAAATTCTCCTCCTACAATTTCTCCTCCAGCAATTTCTCCTCCCGCAAGCTCTCCTCCCGCAAGTTCCCCTCCCACAAGCGCTCCTCCCACAAGTTTTCCTCCCGCAAGCTCTCCTCCCGCAAGCTCTCCTCCTGCAAGTTCTCCAGCAAGCTCTCCTCCCACAATCTCTCCCCCCGCAAGTTCCCCTCCCGCAAATTCTCCTCCAGCAATTTCTCCTCCCGCAAGCTCTCCTCCCGCAAGTTCCCCTCCCACAAGCTCTCCTCCCACAAGTTTTCCTCCGGCAAGCTCTCCTCCTTCAAGTTCTTCTCCCGCAAGCTCTCCTCCCGCTAGCTCTACTCCTGCAAGCCCACCAGATGGAGCCTATTGCCCTCCCACAAATTTTCCCTCCGCAAGTCCTCCATCTCAAGCCTCTTACCCTCCCGCAAGCCCTCCAGCTGAAGCCTCTTGCCCTAAGGACGTCCTTAAGCTAGGGGTATGTGGCAACTTGTTAAATGACTTGGTGAACATTGTTGTGGGGACCCCACCAAAGACCCCATGCTGTAGCCTCGTTGGTGGACTTGCCGATCTTGAAGCTGCTGTGTGCCTTTGCACTGCCATTAAGGCCAACGTTTTGGGCATCAATCTTGATGTGCCAGTCTCGTTAGGCTTGCTTTTGAATTACTGTGGCAAGTCTGTCCCGAAAGGCTTCCATTGCACCTAA
- the LOC126602160 gene encoding uncharacterized protein LOC126602160 — MVSTRSTVQKLIPFDPEFEQHLRRKRREQNLQRVRPQQETFLQSDFDLHNKEKMAFVIPEAGLPLGDSLTVHSTNIPSCITYPAVEEGTAFEIKQHMLNILHMFHGLSSDDPNMHIAEFLMGCKNILVRGFSAESIKLRLFPYTLKDQARRWLLTLPSGSITTWAQLSEKFLNKYYPASKTLDMRTQILSFAQKPNEEFHEAWERFKELIRKCPHSGINTTDQMHIFFRGLNMTTKTLVNASCRGTYKDKNAQEACLLFEKMAEDTQQWAVEQPQSRSVFEMSNGSPYVSAQIEKMEKKLERFDAKFDMLLQRISGSQVAVQQLLQAACSICSLTNHDFLSCPHKDAYPEFTAEQVNSFNNFQRPRYDLYSNFYNPGWRDHPNLRWDKEQHTRP, encoded by the coding sequence ATGGTCAGCACCCGTTCAACAGTGCAGAAATTGATTCCATTCGATCCAGAATTTGAGCAGCATTTAAGGAGGAAACGCAGGGAGCAAAATTTGCAGCGGGTTCGTCCTCAGCAGGAGACTTTTCTGCAATCAGACTTTGACCTgcacaacaaagaaaaaatggcGTTTGTAATTCCAGAGGCAGGACTTCCCCTGGGTGATTCACTGACTGTCCATTCCACAAATATACCCAGTTGCATTACATATCCGGCAGTGGAAGAAGGGACTGCATTTGAAATAAAACAGCACATGTTGAATATTCTACATATGTTTCATGGGTTATCATCTGATGATCCTAACATGCACATTGCAGAATTTCTAATGGGGTGCAAGAACATTTTGGTGAGGGGATTTTCAGCCGAATCTATTAAGCTGCGGTTGTTTCCATACACTCTAAAAGATCAGGCAAGGAGATGGCTCCTCACACTTCCATCTGGAAGCATTACAACTTGGGCCCAACTCAGTGAAAAATTTTTAAACAAGTATTATCCGGCTTCTAAGACCCTTGACATGAGAACTCAGATTTTATCTTTcgcccaaaaaccaaatgaagagtTTCATGAGGCGTGGGAGCGGTTCAAAGAGTTGATTAGAAAATGTCCACATTCGGGTATTAACACTACTGATCAAATGCACATATTTTTCAGAGGGTTGAATATGACTACAAAAACTCTTGTCAACGCTTCATGCAGAGGTACGTACAAAGACAAAAATGCACAAGAggcttgtttgttatttgaaaaaatggcaGAAGATACTCAGCAGTGGGCAGTTGAGCAGCCACAATCTAGGTCTGTTTTTGAGATGTCAAATGGTTCACCATACGTGTCggcacaaattgaaaaaatggagaaaaagctTGAAAGatttgatgcaaaatttgacatgttattaCAAAGAATTTCAGGTTCACAGGTTGCTGTACAGCAGCTTTTACAAGCTGCCTGCAGCATTTGCAGCTTgacaaatcatgattttttgagCTGTCCACATAAAGATGCTTATCCGGAGTTTACAGCGGAGCAGGTTAATTCATTTAACAATTTCCAGCGTCCCCGATATGACCTGTATTCTAATTTCTACAacccaggttggagagatcatcctaaTTTAAGGTGGGACAAGGAACAACACACTAGGCCTTAA
- the LOC126602168 gene encoding uncharacterized protein LOC126602168, with protein MGQIALQVSERAPGTFPSQTVPNPRGREECNAIRTLQSGKSYNNKHENSDGNSQAAELHQTKSAIFADSEISADSGQSQDRFENTAEASTKTAERVYEPPMPYPERLRPKAKDQQLTDFMKTLAKVQINLPLIDAIKNIPSYAKFLKDVCTKKKKFVDFEKVILTEQCSEGELKPTSSIIQLADRSITYPRRVIEDVIVKVDDLYLPADFMVLDMDEDLTTPIILGRPFLATARTLIDVEAGTLTFRVEDQTVVFKLFEASIHSGDKQECMRVDALDGLPSAKFMNRSSVAALFFGRCRLEMEAK; from the exons ATGGGGCAGATTGCTTTACAGGTTTCAGAAAGAGCTCCGGGTACATTTCCTAGTCAAACAGTACCTAATccaagaggaagagaagaatgCAATGCTATACGGACTCTACAGTCTGGCAAAAGTTACAAcaacaaacatgaaaattctgATGGGAATTCACAGGCAGCAGAACTACACCAAACTAAATCTGCAATTTTTGCAGATTCTGAAATTTCTGCAGATTCTGGGCAGTCCCAAGACAGATTCGAAAATACTGCAGAAGCTTCCACAAAAACTGCAGAACGTGTTTACGAGCCCCCTATGCCGTATCCAGAAAGGTTGAGACCTAAAGCTAAAGATCAACAGTTAACagattttatgaaaactttggcTAAAGTTCAAATTAATCTGCCGTTAATTGATGCCATCAAGAACATTCCGtcttatgccaagtttttgaaggatgtttgcacaaagaaaaagaagtttgTTGATTTTGAGAAAGTGATTCTTACAGAACAATGCA GTGAAGGGGAGCTGAAGCCAACCTCCAGTATTATTCAACTGGCTGACCGTTCAATTACCTACCCTAGAAgagtcattgaagatgttattgtGAAGGTTGACGATTTATATTTACCGGCTGATTTTATGGTGTTGGACATGGATGAGGATTTGACAacacccattattttgggccgcCCATTTCTGGCAACAGCCCGGACTCTTATTGACGTTGAAGCCGGAACATTAACATTCCGGGTTGAAGATCAAACTGTTGTTTTCAAGTTGTTTGAAGCAAGCATACATTCAGGTGACAAGCAAGAATGCATGCGTGTTGATGCATTGGATGGTTTACCAAGTGCCAAGTTTATGAACAGATCATCAGTGGCAGCATTATTTTTTGGAAGATGTCGGCTGGAAATGGAAGCGAAATAA